One Candidatus Saccharimonadia bacterium genomic region harbors:
- a CDS encoding transketolase: MTHKQLELQAEQIREDIITMLVEAGSGHSAGPLGLADIFTALYFEIMDHRPKQPDWEGRDRLFLSNGHTVPVRYATMARAGYFPVKELATLRKFGSRLQGHPERLRLPGLESTSGPLGSGLSQAAGHALALRMDGSRSHVYVITGDGELDEGNIWEAAMFAAKYKLSGLTAIIDRNNIQIDGPTDAVMPLGNVAAKFAAFGWYVIEIDGHNFQAIIDACNLAKTIAGLPVAIVAHTIAGKGVDYMEGDYHFHGYFMDAPGAPAKADQARIALRELRTLGGQIRSEHE, from the coding sequence ATGACGCACAAGCAACTCGAGCTCCAGGCCGAGCAAATCCGCGAGGATATCATCACCATGCTCGTCGAGGCCGGCAGCGGCCACAGCGCCGGTCCGCTGGGGTTGGCCGACATCTTTACGGCCCTTTATTTCGAAATTATGGATCACCGCCCCAAGCAGCCCGATTGGGAGGGCCGCGACCGCCTCTTCCTGAGCAACGGCCACACCGTGCCCGTGCGCTACGCCACCATGGCCCGCGCCGGCTACTTCCCGGTCAAGGAGCTGGCCACCCTGCGCAAATTCGGCTCGCGGCTGCAGGGCCACCCCGAACGCCTGCGCCTACCCGGCCTCGAATCCACCTCCGGACCGCTCGGCAGCGGCCTCAGCCAAGCCGCCGGCCATGCCCTGGCGCTGCGCATGGACGGCAGCCGCAGCCATGTCTATGTCATCACCGGCGACGGCGAGCTCGACGAAGGCAACATCTGGGAAGCTGCCATGTTCGCCGCCAAATACAAGCTCTCGGGCCTCACCGCTATCATCGACCGCAACAACATCCAAATCGACGGCCCCACCGACGCCGTGATGCCGCTGGGCAACGTCGCCGCCAAGTTCGCCGCCTTTGGTTGGTACGTCATCGAGATCGACGGCCACAACTTCCAGGCCATCATCGACGCCTGCAATCTGGCCAAAACCATCGCCGGCCTGCCCGTCGCCATCGTGGCCCACACCATCGCCGGCAAAGGCGTCGACTACATGGAGGGCGATTACCATTTCCACGGCTATTTCATGGACGCTCCCGGCGCCCCGGCCAAGGCCGACCAGGCCCGCATCGCCCTGCGCGAATTGCGCACCCTGGGCGGTCAAATTCGCAGCGAGCATGAATAA